A region of Micromonospora chokoriensis DNA encodes the following proteins:
- the mce gene encoding methylmalonyl-CoA epimerase, translating to MAENSPAEPGADYVTDIGLRKIDHVGIAVADLDAAIDFYQRTFGMRCVHVETNEEQGVREAMLSVGPTTDGGCVQLLAPLTPESTIAKFLDRSGPGVQQVAYTVVDVDAACAALRERGMRLLFETPRRGTADSRINFVHPKDAGGVLVELVEPAPTPH from the coding sequence ATGGCTGAGAACTCCCCCGCCGAGCCCGGTGCGGACTACGTCACAGACATCGGGCTTCGCAAGATTGACCACGTCGGGATCGCCGTGGCCGACCTGGACGCCGCGATCGACTTCTACCAGCGGACGTTCGGGATGCGCTGCGTACACGTCGAGACGAACGAGGAGCAGGGCGTCCGCGAGGCGATGCTGTCCGTCGGCCCGACCACCGACGGCGGCTGCGTGCAGCTGCTCGCACCGCTGACCCCGGAGTCGACGATCGCCAAGTTCCTGGACCGGAGCGGGCCGGGCGTCCAGCAGGTCGCGTACACCGTGGTAGACGTCGACGCGGCCTGCGCGGCGCTGCGCGAGCGGGGGATGCGACTCCTCTTCGAGACCCCGCGCCGCGGCACCGCGGACAGCCGGATCAACTTCGTCCACCCGAAGGACGCCGGCGGCGTCCTCGTCGAACTGGTGGAGCCCGCCCCGACCCCCCACTGA
- a CDS encoding DUF559 domain-containing protein, with product MLPADDADALDWLAFEQAGVLTTAQVSSLLSEGTVRGRIRSGRWRSICRGVVSTGNGRLSRDQQLWVAVLAAGPGAMLAGATAATEAGVRGLRREPLHVLVPAVRRAARTSLRRLPIDMPAVLVHRTSVLPDSHRQLARPPRTTTARALIDAAGWAVSVDEAQGVLAAGCQQRRVLPEELQAALDVLPRAPRRRLIQQTVRDIAGGAEALSEIDFLRLCRRHRLPLPDLQERRVDAAGRNRWLDAYWRQWRVQVEIDGAHHMDARQWADDMRRQNDVWTSGDRILRFPAWLVRARPDEVADTVRRALVVAGWTPTPDLRKPTHI from the coding sequence ATGTTGCCTGCCGACGACGCCGACGCACTCGACTGGCTTGCCTTCGAGCAGGCGGGCGTGCTCACGACCGCACAGGTCTCCAGTTTGCTCAGCGAGGGGACGGTACGTGGGCGGATCCGCTCCGGTCGGTGGCGGTCGATCTGCCGCGGCGTCGTTTCGACCGGGAACGGTCGACTGAGCCGCGACCAGCAACTCTGGGTGGCGGTGCTGGCAGCCGGACCAGGGGCGATGTTGGCCGGGGCAACTGCCGCCACCGAAGCGGGGGTACGCGGGCTGCGCCGCGAACCGCTGCACGTGCTGGTGCCGGCCGTCCGCCGTGCCGCGCGGACCTCCCTGCGCCGGCTCCCGATCGACATGCCCGCAGTGCTCGTGCATCGCACGTCGGTGCTGCCGGACTCGCACCGTCAACTCGCCCGTCCGCCGCGCACCACGACGGCCAGGGCGCTCATCGACGCGGCGGGATGGGCGGTCAGCGTGGACGAGGCGCAGGGGGTGCTGGCGGCCGGTTGTCAGCAGCGTCGCGTCCTCCCCGAGGAGTTGCAGGCGGCGCTCGACGTCCTGCCCCGAGCGCCCCGCCGACGCCTGATCCAACAGACGGTCCGTGATATCGCCGGTGGTGCGGAGGCGCTCTCCGAGATCGACTTCCTGCGCCTCTGCCGGCGGCATCGCCTGCCCCTACCCGACCTACAGGAGCGGCGGGTCGACGCGGCGGGCCGCAACCGCTGGCTGGACGCCTACTGGCGACAGTGGCGTGTGCAGGTCGAGATCGACGGCGCTCACCACATGGACGCCCGGCAGTGGGCGGACGACATGCGTCGGCAGAACGACGTGTGGACCAGCGGCGACCGGATTCTGCGCTTTCCGGCCTGGCTGGTCCGAGCCCGCCCCGACGAGGTCGCCGACACCGTGCGGCGCGCGCTCGTCGTAGCCGGCTGGACCCCCACCCCAGACCTGCGCAAGCCGACCCACATATGA
- a CDS encoding Asp23/Gls24 family envelope stress response protein, which translates to MDHEVTQELTTASTTVGGTTKVADEVVEKIAVAAARAVPGVVELGGDVARFFNAVFDRVGLDQLGDARRGCSAYVTGDAAVINLVLVIEGGRPVPEITGEVRAQVTAAVEAYGLRVDEVNIRVDDVAMGGSTT; encoded by the coding sequence GTGGACCACGAGGTGACGCAGGAACTGACCACGGCGTCGACGACGGTCGGCGGAACGACGAAGGTCGCGGACGAGGTGGTCGAGAAGATCGCCGTCGCGGCGGCCAGGGCGGTGCCCGGCGTGGTCGAGTTGGGCGGGGACGTCGCCCGGTTCTTCAACGCGGTGTTCGACCGGGTCGGGCTGGACCAGTTGGGCGACGCCCGGCGGGGCTGCTCCGCCTATGTGACCGGGGACGCCGCCGTGATCAACCTGGTGCTGGTGATCGAGGGCGGTCGCCCGGTGCCGGAGATCACCGGCGAGGTGCGCGCCCAGGTGACGGCGGCGGTCGAGGCGTACGGGTTGCGGGTCGACGAGGTCAACATCCGGGTCGACGACGTGGCGATGGGCGGCTCCACCACGTAG
- a CDS encoding coiled-coil domain-containing protein, with protein MSHGEELFALGGDVTTEPSFESALRGYDRKQVARYVARAEHEIETLTAEREQAYTQIHKLAGQVEVLQRDLTQVRKQMNVVDKASFKHLGPLVDSILSQAEELAEQIVADANVEIEARRAAAEHIIDEAREQADRALKDFEIALAARRAEEERHSAAQRAEAEQTLRSARDESAQLRKTAQDALAKAQQEATQLRDTAKEIHTRAQQESTKLRETARETLANARQEASDLRDAAKEVHAKALQEAKRLTDTATEAGRATHAKAQQEAKQIIDDASMAGRATRAKAQQEAERLTTQASESAKRNRAETEAYVQRMRAETEAYVKHTREQTQQELGAWRAGVEQEVNSRREAADRELEQRRTAAEQEYARHRDELDKQHTSRQQELEAGFTSRQQELEAGFTGRRDELETEYTGRKNELETAYTARRDELETEYTARKNEIEQGAAGVLQAAEQDAAALRQRAEAEATELLSRARTEADDKRREADEHVASSRRQFEEYAATTQQHLATTQQHLAATQQEAAAGRQQLAQVMLDIAQAQQQLADLRQETWKARQESDDLQRQMAEVRLQNVAGPIDGPTAPTAGDSASGSATGDDDGVTVSGTPAGSGAATGLKAEPADTRQPVNANAEDAGQPAARPVAEPVTTVDGGTASAGVDGEPTVAAVPGVGGRDAKPTKITSTGENGKRPTKPTTDERSAKPSKVTIEKD; from the coding sequence ATGTCGCACGGCGAGGAACTGTTCGCTCTCGGCGGGGACGTGACGACGGAGCCCAGCTTCGAGTCCGCCCTGCGGGGATATGACCGGAAACAGGTCGCGCGCTATGTCGCACGTGCCGAGCACGAGATCGAGACCCTCACCGCCGAGCGAGAACAGGCGTACACACAGATCCACAAGCTCGCCGGCCAGGTCGAGGTGCTCCAACGTGACCTGACCCAGGTGCGCAAGCAGATGAACGTGGTGGACAAGGCCTCGTTCAAGCACCTCGGGCCGCTCGTCGACTCGATCCTCAGCCAGGCCGAGGAGTTGGCCGAGCAGATCGTCGCCGACGCCAACGTGGAGATCGAGGCCCGTCGCGCCGCTGCCGAGCACATCATCGACGAGGCCCGCGAGCAGGCCGACCGGGCACTGAAGGACTTCGAGATCGCCCTCGCCGCGCGGCGCGCGGAGGAGGAGCGGCACAGCGCCGCACAGCGGGCCGAGGCGGAACAGACCCTGCGGTCGGCCCGGGACGAGTCGGCGCAGCTGCGCAAGACGGCACAGGACGCGCTGGCCAAGGCCCAGCAGGAGGCCACCCAACTCCGGGACACCGCCAAGGAGATCCACACCCGGGCCCAGCAGGAGTCGACCAAGCTGCGCGAGACGGCTCGCGAGACGCTGGCCAACGCCCGGCAGGAGGCCAGCGACCTACGCGACGCGGCCAAGGAGGTGCACGCCAAGGCACTCCAGGAGGCCAAGCGCCTCACCGACACCGCCACCGAGGCGGGCCGGGCCACGCACGCCAAGGCGCAGCAGGAGGCCAAGCAGATCATCGACGACGCGTCGATGGCGGGCCGGGCCACCCGCGCCAAGGCGCAGCAGGAGGCGGAGCGGCTGACCACGCAGGCGTCCGAGTCGGCCAAGCGCAACCGCGCCGAGACCGAGGCGTACGTGCAGCGGATGCGCGCCGAGACCGAGGCGTACGTCAAGCACACCCGGGAGCAGACCCAGCAGGAACTGGGCGCGTGGCGGGCCGGGGTGGAGCAGGAGGTCAACTCCCGGCGGGAGGCTGCCGACCGGGAGCTGGAGCAGCGGCGGACCGCCGCCGAGCAGGAGTACGCCAGGCACCGCGACGAGCTGGACAAGCAGCACACGTCCCGCCAGCAGGAGCTGGAGGCGGGCTTCACGTCCCGCCAGCAGGAGCTGGAGGCGGGCTTCACCGGCCGCCGCGACGAGTTGGAGACCGAGTACACCGGCCGTAAGAACGAGCTGGAGACCGCGTACACCGCTCGTCGGGACGAGCTGGAGACCGAGTACACGGCCCGCAAGAACGAGATCGAGCAGGGCGCGGCCGGGGTCCTCCAGGCGGCCGAGCAGGACGCGGCGGCTCTGCGCCAGCGGGCCGAGGCGGAGGCCACCGAGTTGCTGAGCCGGGCCCGGACCGAGGCCGACGACAAGCGCCGCGAGGCCGACGAGCATGTCGCGTCCTCACGTCGGCAGTTCGAGGAGTACGCGGCCACCACCCAGCAGCACCTGGCCACCACGCAGCAGCACCTGGCAGCCACCCAGCAGGAGGCGGCGGCAGGTCGGCAGCAGCTCGCCCAGGTGATGCTGGACATCGCCCAGGCCCAGCAGCAACTCGCGGACCTGCGGCAGGAGACCTGGAAGGCCCGGCAGGAGTCCGACGACCTCCAGCGGCAGATGGCCGAGGTGCGGTTGCAGAACGTCGCCGGCCCGATCGACGGTCCGACCGCGCCGACGGCCGGGGACTCCGCGAGCGGCAGCGCAACCGGCGACGACGACGGCGTCACCGTCTCCGGCACGCCGGCCGGGTCGGGTGCGGCCACCGGCCTCAAGGCCGAGCCCGCCGACACCAGGCAGCCGGTGAACGCCAACGCGGAGGACGCCGGCCAACCGGCGGCTCGTCCGGTGGCCGAACCGGTGACCACTGTCGACGGGGGCACGGCCAGCGCCGGGGTGGACGGCGAACCGACAGTCGCCGCCGTCCCGGGGGTGGGTGGCCGGGACGCCAAGCCCACCAAGATCACCAGCACCGGTGAGAACGGCAAGCGTCCCACCAAGCCGACCACCGACGAGCGCAGCGCCAAGCCCAGCAAGGTCACCATCGAGAAGGACTGA
- a CDS encoding acetyl-CoA C-acetyltransferase, protein MASVIVSGARTPMGRLLGNLKDLPATKLGGVAIKAALERAGVSPDQVQYVIMGQVLQAGAGQIPARQAAVEAGVPMSVPALTINKVCLSGLDAIALADQLIRAGEFDIVVAGGMESMTNAPHLLMGQRTGYKYGDVVVKDHMAHDGLSDAWDCCSMGESTERLGGKHGITREEQDAFAAASHQRAAAAQKNGHFADEITPVVIPQRKGDPLVISEDEGIRPDTTVETLAKLRPAFAKDGTITAGSSSPISDGAAAVLVMSKAKATELGLTWLAEIGAHGNVAGPDNSLHSQPSNAINHALKKGGLSVADLDLVEINEAFAQVGIQSTRDLGISPDKVNVNGGAIALGHPIGMSGARLVLTLALELRRRGGGTGAAALCGGGGQGDALIIHVPGQ, encoded by the coding sequence ATGGCTTCGGTGATCGTCAGCGGCGCGCGGACCCCGATGGGGCGCCTGCTGGGCAACCTCAAGGACCTCCCGGCCACCAAGCTCGGCGGTGTCGCCATCAAGGCGGCGTTGGAGCGGGCCGGCGTCAGCCCGGACCAGGTCCAGTACGTGATCATGGGGCAGGTGTTGCAGGCCGGGGCCGGTCAGATCCCGGCGCGGCAGGCCGCGGTGGAGGCCGGCGTGCCGATGTCGGTGCCGGCGCTGACCATCAACAAGGTCTGCCTCTCCGGCCTGGACGCCATCGCCCTGGCCGACCAGCTGATCCGCGCCGGCGAGTTCGACATCGTGGTGGCCGGCGGCATGGAGTCGATGACCAACGCCCCGCACCTGCTGATGGGCCAGCGCACCGGCTACAAGTACGGCGACGTGGTGGTCAAGGACCACATGGCGCACGACGGGCTCAGCGACGCCTGGGACTGCTGCTCGATGGGCGAGTCCACCGAGCGGCTCGGCGGCAAGCACGGCATCACTCGCGAGGAGCAGGACGCCTTCGCGGCAGCCAGCCACCAGCGGGCCGCCGCCGCACAGAAGAACGGCCACTTCGCCGACGAGATCACCCCGGTGGTGATCCCGCAGCGCAAGGGTGACCCGCTGGTGATCAGCGAGGACGAGGGCATCCGCCCGGACACCACAGTCGAGACGCTGGCCAAGCTGCGTCCGGCCTTCGCCAAGGACGGCACGATCACCGCCGGCAGCTCGTCGCCGATCTCCGACGGCGCGGCCGCCGTCCTCGTGATGAGCAAGGCCAAGGCCACCGAGCTGGGGCTGACCTGGTTGGCCGAGATCGGCGCGCACGGCAACGTGGCGGGCCCGGACAACTCCCTGCACTCGCAGCCGTCGAACGCGATCAACCACGCCCTGAAGAAGGGTGGCCTGAGCGTCGCGGACCTGGACCTCGTCGAGATCAACGAGGCGTTCGCCCAGGTCGGCATCCAGTCCACCCGTGACCTGGGCATCAGCCCGGACAAGGTCAACGTCAACGGCGGCGCGATCGCGCTCGGGCACCCGATCGGCATGTCCGGCGCTCGTCTCGTCCTCACGCTGGCCCTGGAGCTCAGGCGGCGCGGTGGTGGCACCGGTGCGGCGGCCCTCTGCGGGGGCGGTGGCCAGGGCGACGCGCTGATCATCCACGTGCCGGGCCAGTGA
- a CDS encoding acetyltransferase yields MRRKLLSFATAVTLSVGALLGAAGPAQAAESPSALCGSGYYVIDSHGLPGATVYLLYKSTGYNCVVTIKTADRGKATMVGAYLILSNDLGAFDEDPYKYYAGPVRAAAAGKCVQFGGLSRGTVWTSPWGHCG; encoded by the coding sequence ATGCGCAGGAAGTTGTTGAGTTTCGCCACGGCAGTCACCCTGTCGGTCGGCGCGCTGCTCGGCGCGGCCGGCCCGGCCCAGGCGGCCGAGTCGCCCAGCGCCCTCTGCGGCTCCGGGTACTACGTCATCGACAGTCACGGGCTGCCCGGCGCGACGGTGTACCTGCTCTACAAGTCCACCGGCTACAACTGCGTGGTCACCATCAAGACCGCGGACCGGGGCAAGGCCACCATGGTCGGCGCGTACCTGATCCTGTCGAACGATCTTGGCGCCTTCGACGAGGACCCCTACAAGTACTACGCGGGCCCGGTGCGGGCGGCAGCCGCCGGAAAGTGCGTCCAGTTCGGCGGACTCAGCCGGGGCACCGTGTGGACCAGCCCCTGGGGCCACTGCGGCTAG
- a CDS encoding Asp23/Gls24 family envelope stress response protein yields MTDAVENAGTVPPATGAARGVTTVSDEVVEKIAGTAARAVPGVADLGGDVARFFNSVLDKVGLDEVGDASRGVSAEVKGGSAVINVVLVIDAGHVVADVTEAVRAAVIEAVEKYGLTVTQVNVTVDDIELNQPGAAGA; encoded by the coding sequence ATGACGGACGCGGTGGAGAACGCCGGTACGGTGCCGCCCGCGACGGGTGCGGCGCGGGGCGTCACGACGGTTTCCGACGAGGTCGTGGAGAAGATCGCCGGAACCGCCGCTCGTGCGGTGCCCGGTGTCGCCGATCTCGGTGGTGACGTGGCCCGGTTCTTCAACAGTGTGCTGGACAAGGTCGGCCTGGACGAGGTGGGTGACGCCAGCCGGGGTGTCTCGGCCGAGGTGAAGGGTGGATCGGCCGTCATCAACGTGGTCCTGGTGATCGACGCCGGGCACGTCGTCGCGGACGTGACCGAGGCCGTGCGGGCCGCCGTGATCGAGGCGGTGGAGAAGTACGGCCTGACGGTCACCCAGGTCAACGTCACTGTCGACGACATCGAGCTGAACCAGCCCGGGGCCGCCGGAGCCTGA
- a CDS encoding DivIVA domain-containing protein, which produces MPQQQSSPLAFFDNANSQPDFTVGLRGYNTHQVDDFLGRMTAALTQSEQARAEAEQRMNDAQRRLRQAEQRMSALEQKLTDTNKQLEENNRPTLSGLGTRVEQILRLAEEQANDHRNEAKRESEGILSAARLEAREITDKARAEAAAMKASAEREAGNLRTAAEREAAEVRVQARREADTLRADADRETKQLRTVTAHEVAELKSTVEREVATLRATAEREITQQRAKAAREAEEKRAEATKLLTDARDKRDKDLQALELQLAERREKAEREESERHAAQVAQTQKLVSEAEQRARAAQERAKEIEQRAEARRVESERNAAETVDKAKAHSEKTLNEAKAESQRLLTEARTEAELTTQAARREVEDLTRQKDAVTSQLGQMLSGLAGIVPGVPAAAAPAAKPEAKKTDGGQDRVPAETAG; this is translated from the coding sequence ATGCCCCAGCAGCAGTCCTCCCCTCTCGCGTTCTTCGATAACGCGAACTCGCAGCCAGATTTCACCGTGGGCCTGCGCGGATACAACACTCACCAGGTCGATGACTTCCTCGGCCGGATGACCGCCGCGCTCACCCAGTCCGAGCAGGCCCGTGCCGAGGCCGAGCAGCGGATGAACGACGCCCAGCGTCGGCTCCGCCAGGCAGAGCAGCGCATGAGCGCGCTGGAGCAGAAGCTCACCGACACGAACAAGCAGCTCGAAGAGAACAACCGGCCCACCCTCTCCGGGCTCGGCACCCGCGTCGAGCAGATCCTCCGGCTCGCCGAGGAGCAGGCCAACGACCACCGCAACGAGGCCAAGCGCGAGTCCGAGGGCATCCTCTCCGCCGCCCGCCTCGAGGCTCGCGAGATCACCGACAAGGCACGCGCCGAGGCCGCCGCCATGAAGGCGAGCGCCGAGCGTGAGGCGGGCAACCTGCGGACGGCCGCCGAGCGCGAGGCCGCCGAGGTTCGGGTGCAGGCCCGTCGTGAGGCCGACACGCTGCGCGCGGACGCCGACCGCGAGACCAAGCAGCTGCGTACCGTCACCGCGCACGAGGTGGCCGAGCTGAAGTCGACTGTCGAGCGGGAGGTGGCCACCCTCCGGGCCACCGCCGAGCGCGAGATCACCCAGCAGCGGGCGAAGGCCGCCCGCGAGGCTGAGGAGAAGCGCGCCGAGGCGACCAAGCTGCTGACCGACGCACGGGACAAGCGCGACAAGGACCTCCAGGCTCTGGAGCTCCAGCTCGCCGAGCGGCGCGAAAAGGCCGAGCGCGAGGAGTCCGAGCGCCACGCCGCCCAGGTCGCGCAGACCCAGAAGCTGGTCAGCGAGGCCGAGCAGCGGGCCCGGGCCGCGCAGGAGCGCGCCAAGGAGATCGAGCAGCGCGCCGAGGCTCGCCGGGTCGAGTCGGAGCGCAACGCCGCCGAGACGGTGGACAAGGCCAAGGCGCACTCGGAGAAGACGCTCAACGAGGCCAAGGCCGAGTCGCAGCGCCTGCTCACCGAGGCCCGCACGGAGGCAGAGCTGACCACGCAGGCCGCCCGCCGCGAGGTCGAGGACCTCACCCGGCAGAAGGACGCGGTCACCTCGCAGCTGGGTCAGATGCTCTCCGGGCTCGCCGGCATCGTTCCGGGAGTGCCGGCTGCGGCGGCTCCGGCGGCCAAGCCGGAGGCCAAGAAGACCGACGGCGGTCAGGACCGGGTTCCCGCGGAGACCGCTGGCTGA
- the ccrA gene encoding crotonyl-CoA carboxylase/reductase — MQDILEAIMAAEESNDPDRELAGVAGLPVPESYRGVVVRAEESRMFDGMATRDKDPRKALHVQEVPTPELGPGEALVAVMASAINYNTVWTSIFEPLPTFRFLQRYGRVSELTRRHDLPYHVVGSDAAGVVLRVGPGVTRWAPGDEVVAHCLSVELEDAAGHDDTMLDPQQRIWGFETNFGGLAEMAVVKANQLMPKPRHLSWEEAASPGLVNSTAYRQLVSHHGANMKQGDVVLIWGASGGLGGYATQMALNGGAIPVCVVSSPEKAELCRRMGAELVIDRAAEGFCFWKDEETQDPDEWRRFGERIRELTGGEDPDIVFEHPGRETFGASVFVARRGGTIVTCASTSGFQHQYDNRYLWMHLKRIVGSHFANYHEAWQANRLIALGKVHPTVSRTYPLERTGQAAYEVHRNAHQGKVGVRCLAPTDGLGVRDGELRAQHEDAINRFRGH; from the coding sequence GTGCAGGACATCCTCGAAGCGATCATGGCGGCGGAGGAATCGAACGATCCGGACCGCGAGCTCGCCGGCGTCGCCGGGCTGCCCGTACCGGAGAGCTACCGGGGCGTGGTGGTCCGCGCCGAGGAGTCCCGGATGTTCGACGGCATGGCCACCCGCGACAAGGACCCCCGCAAGGCGCTGCACGTGCAGGAGGTGCCGACGCCGGAGCTGGGGCCGGGCGAGGCGCTGGTCGCGGTGATGGCCAGCGCGATCAACTACAACACCGTGTGGACCAGTATCTTCGAGCCGCTGCCCACGTTCAGGTTCCTCCAGCGCTACGGCCGGGTCTCCGAGCTGACCCGTCGGCACGACCTGCCGTACCACGTGGTCGGCTCGGACGCTGCCGGCGTGGTGCTGCGCGTCGGGCCCGGGGTGACCCGCTGGGCACCCGGCGACGAGGTGGTCGCGCACTGCCTCTCCGTCGAGCTGGAGGACGCGGCCGGGCACGACGACACCATGCTCGACCCGCAGCAGCGGATCTGGGGGTTCGAGACCAACTTCGGTGGGCTGGCCGAGATGGCCGTGGTCAAGGCCAACCAGCTGATGCCGAAGCCCCGGCACCTGAGCTGGGAGGAGGCGGCCAGCCCCGGGCTGGTCAACTCCACCGCGTACCGGCAGCTCGTCTCGCACCACGGGGCCAACATGAAGCAGGGTGACGTGGTGCTGATCTGGGGCGCCTCCGGTGGCCTCGGCGGCTACGCCACCCAGATGGCGCTCAACGGCGGCGCGATCCCGGTCTGCGTCGTCTCCTCGCCGGAGAAGGCCGAGCTGTGCCGCCGGATGGGCGCGGAGCTGGTCATCGACCGGGCCGCCGAGGGTTTCTGCTTCTGGAAGGACGAGGAGACCCAGGACCCGGACGAGTGGCGGCGCTTCGGCGAGCGGATCCGCGAGCTGACCGGCGGCGAGGACCCGGACATCGTCTTCGAGCACCCGGGTCGGGAGACGTTCGGCGCCAGCGTCTTCGTGGCCCGGCGCGGCGGGACCATCGTCACCTGCGCGTCCACCAGCGGCTTCCAGCACCAGTACGACAACCGATACCTGTGGATGCACCTCAAGCGGATCGTCGGCAGCCACTTCGCCAACTACCACGAGGCGTGGCAGGCCAACCGTCTCATCGCGCTCGGCAAGGTGCACCCGACGGTCTCCCGCACCTATCCGCTGGAGCGCACCGGCCAGGCCGCGTACGAGGTGCACCGCAACGCCCACCAGGGCAAGGTCGGGGTGCGGTGCCTCGCGCCCACCGACGGGCTGGGCGTACGCGACGGGGAACTGCGCGCGCAGCACGAGGACGCGATCAACCGATTCCGGGGGCACTGA
- the meaB gene encoding methylmalonyl Co-A mutase-associated GTPase MeaB: MSGAAEPVPAAGTTSVRRSRDVPLLVERARAGDPRAVARLITLVENGDTLLPEIAAALAPYAGQAQVVGLTGSPGVGKSTTTNELVRALRARGHRVGVLAVDPSSPFTGGAILGDRVRMQDHATDPGVYIRSMSSRGHLGGLAAATPQAVRVLEGAGCDVVLVETVGVGQAEVEVASLADTTLVLLAPGMGDAIQAVKAGILEIADVFVVNKADRDGVDATVRDIQGMIALGERGPGQWRPQVVRSIAARGEGIDDIAAAIDKHRGWLVEHGELRRRQEARAAAEIEAIALGILRARIGSLRDGTELATLATKVAEGATDPYTAADDLLAQLAR, translated from the coding sequence GTGAGCGGAGCGGCCGAGCCCGTCCCGGCGGCGGGCACCACGTCGGTGCGCCGCAGTCGGGACGTACCGCTGCTGGTGGAACGGGCCCGCGCGGGTGACCCCCGCGCGGTGGCCCGTCTGATCACGTTGGTGGAGAACGGCGACACGCTGCTGCCGGAGATCGCCGCGGCGCTCGCACCGTACGCCGGGCAGGCCCAGGTGGTCGGGTTGACCGGCTCGCCCGGGGTGGGTAAGTCGACCACCACGAACGAGCTGGTCCGGGCGCTGCGGGCGCGCGGGCACCGGGTCGGCGTGCTGGCGGTCGACCCGTCCAGCCCGTTCACCGGCGGCGCGATCCTCGGTGACCGGGTGCGCATGCAGGACCACGCCACCGATCCGGGCGTCTACATCCGGTCCATGTCCAGCCGGGGTCACCTCGGTGGGCTGGCCGCGGCGACGCCACAGGCGGTCCGGGTGCTGGAGGGCGCCGGCTGCGACGTGGTGCTGGTGGAGACCGTCGGTGTCGGGCAGGCCGAGGTGGAGGTCGCCTCGCTGGCCGACACCACGCTGGTGCTGCTCGCGCCGGGGATGGGTGACGCGATCCAGGCGGTCAAGGCCGGCATCCTGGAGATCGCCGACGTCTTCGTGGTCAACAAGGCCGACCGGGACGGCGTCGACGCCACCGTCCGCGACATCCAGGGCATGATCGCCCTCGGGGAGCGCGGTCCCGGGCAGTGGCGACCGCAGGTGGTCCGCTCGATCGCCGCGCGCGGCGAGGGCATCGACGACATCGCCGCCGCCATCGACAAGCACCGCGGCTGGCTGGTCGAGCACGGCGAGCTGCGCCGCCGCCAGGAGGCGCGGGCCGCCGCCGAGATCGAGGCCATCGCGCTCGGCATCCTGCGTGCCCGGATCGGCTCACTGCGCGACGGTACGGAGTTGGCCACGCTCGCGACCAAGGTCGCCGAGGGTGCGACGGACCCGTACACGGCGGCGGACGACCTGCTCGCCCAGCTCGCCCGCTGA